A genomic window from Salvia hispanica cultivar TCC Black 2014 chromosome 5, UniMelb_Shisp_WGS_1.0, whole genome shotgun sequence includes:
- the LOC125189518 gene encoding uncharacterized protein LOC125189518, producing MWPTTLSSQPTTQTVRARRRYIERKREEGHDIIFEQYFAEDPIYPPDFFRTRYRMRKPLFEKIMNKLVETDNFFMQKRDATGRLGMSAIQKCTAAMRVLAYGTAADLHDEYLRMSAQLIRKSLIKFVEGVISNFGDEYLRKPTEEDLARLLHIGEQRGFPGMLGSIDCMHWEWKNCPTSWAGQYAGRSGSSRNDINVLDQSPVFDDILEGRAPKVNYIVNGHEKNMGYYLTDGIYPQWAAFVKSIPGPQTMKHKLFARHQESARKDVERAFGVLQARFAFIKCPCLIWDRDIMGKIMIACIILHNMIVEDERSTYSNYCDPAEFIQDRLGRSSRENEGGDANNDFIYSTNRIASLASYMKNKAQLQNREAHKALLNDLVEHISTKFGNSN from the exons ATGTGGCCAACAACCCTGTCTTCACAACCTACAACCCAGACGGTTAGAGCTAGAAGGAGATACATTGAAAGGAAACGCGAGGAGggtcatgatattattttcgaGCAGTACTTTGCTGAAGATCCAATCTATCCTCCAGATTTTTTCCGAACAAGGTATCGCATGCGAAAACCTTTGTtcgaaaaaataatgaacaagCTCGTCGAGACCGACAACTTTTTTATGCAAAAGCGTGATGCTACTGGTCGGCTTGGTATGTCTGCCATTCAGAAATGTACAGCAGCGATGAGGGTGTTGGCCTACGGGACGGCGGCCGACTTGCACGACGAATATTTGAGAATGAGCGCACAACTCATTCGCAAATCTCTCATCAAGTTCGTTGAAGGTGTAATTTCTAACTTCGGCGATGAGTACTTGCGAAAGCCCACCGAAGAAGACTTGGCAAGACTTCTGCATATTGGAGAACAACGTGGGTTTCCAGGCATGTTGGGTAGTattgactgcatgcattgggaATGGAAAAATTGTCCTACTTCATGGGCTGGACAATATGCTGGAAGAAGCGGGA GTTCGAGAAATGATATTAATGTCCTTGATCAATCTCctgtttttgatgatattttggaAGGTCGAGCACCGAAGGTCAATTACATAGTAAATGGCCACGAAAAAAATATGGGGTATTATCTTACTGATGGCATATATCCTCAATGGGCGGCATTTGTCAAATCTATTCCAGGTCCACAAACGATGAAGCACAAGTTGTTTGCTCGACATCAAGAGTCCGCGCGAAAAGATGTTGAGCGAGCTTTTGGTGTTTTGCAAGCTCGTTTTGCTTTTATCAAATGCCCATGTCTTATTTGGGATCGTGATATTATGGGGAAAATAATGATTGCTTGCATAATCTTGCATAATATGATAGTGGAAGATGAAAGAAGCACGTATTCAAACTATTGTGATCCAGCCGAATTTATTCAAGATCGACTTGGACGAAGTAGTCGTGAGAATGAAGGTGGAGATGCGAATAATGATTTCATATATTCTACGAATAGGATCGCGAGTCTAGCTTcttacatgaaaaataaagcCCAACTTCAAAACAGAGAAGCTCACAAAGCTCTGCTAAACGATTTGGTTGAGCATATATCGACGAAATTCGGCAATTCCAATTGA